In Chitinophaga varians, the following are encoded in one genomic region:
- the katG gene encoding catalase/peroxidase HPI — MENEVKDISKCPFHNGTMKHNVGGGGTRNPDWWPNQLKVSILRQNSALSNPMEKDFDYAEAFKSLDLEAVKKDLHALMTDSQDWWPADFGHYGPLFIRMAWHSAGTYRVGDGRGGAGAGLQRFAPLNSWPDNVSLDKARRLLWPVKQKYGNKLSWADLLILTGNVALESMGFKTFGFAGGREDAWEPDESVYWGSERTWLGGDIRYAHGSPGVVENHGVTVTDEDADGDVHARNLEKPLAAVQMGLIYVNPEGPDGNPDPIAAAKDIRDTFGRMAMNDEETVALIAGGHSFGKTHGAAPATNVGKEPEAADMELQGLGWANSHGTGKGADTITSGLEVIWTKTPTQWSNNFFENLFNYEWQLTKSPAGAHQWVAKNADSIIPDAYDGSKKHLPTMLTTDLSLRFDPVYEKISRRFLENPDQFADAFARAWFKLTHRDMGPRSRYLGADVPAEVLLWQDPIPEVDHPLINEQDVAALKTKILASGLTVSELVSTAWASASTFRGSDKRGGANGARIRLAPQKYWQVNNPPQLDKVLGQLETIQKEFNGTGKKVSLADLIVLAGCAGIEKAAKDAGQTVTVPFTPGRMDASQEQTDVESAGFLEPLADGFRNYRKAKIPVSTEELLIDKAQLLTLTAPELTVLLGGLRVLNINYDGSKHGVFTDRPGQLTNDFFVNLLDMRTAWKATGPDKEVYEGSDRSTGKVKWTGTRADLVFGANAELRAVAEVYGSADGQTKFVKDFVAAWDKVMNLDRFDLHR; from the coding sequence ATGGAAAATGAAGTAAAAGACATCAGTAAATGCCCATTTCATAATGGCACGATGAAGCACAACGTTGGCGGTGGCGGCACCAGAAACCCCGACTGGTGGCCCAATCAGTTAAAAGTAAGTATCCTCCGTCAAAATTCGGCCTTGTCCAATCCGATGGAGAAAGATTTCGACTATGCCGAAGCCTTCAAAAGTCTTGACCTGGAAGCCGTAAAGAAAGACCTTCATGCGCTGATGACCGATTCTCAGGATTGGTGGCCGGCTGACTTCGGTCACTATGGTCCATTATTCATTCGTATGGCATGGCATAGTGCCGGCACCTATCGTGTGGGTGATGGCCGTGGTGGTGCGGGTGCAGGGCTGCAACGGTTTGCGCCGCTGAACAGCTGGCCCGACAATGTGAGCCTCGACAAGGCACGCAGGCTGCTGTGGCCTGTGAAACAAAAATATGGCAATAAACTTTCCTGGGCTGACCTGTTGATCCTTACCGGCAACGTAGCGCTGGAATCCATGGGCTTCAAAACATTTGGTTTTGCAGGCGGTCGTGAAGACGCATGGGAACCGGACGAATCAGTATACTGGGGCTCAGAAAGGACCTGGCTCGGCGGCGATATCCGTTACGCCCACGGTTCCCCCGGCGTGGTGGAGAACCACGGCGTGACTGTAACGGATGAAGATGCAGATGGCGATGTGCATGCTCGTAATCTCGAAAAACCACTGGCAGCCGTTCAGATGGGGCTCATTTATGTAAACCCTGAAGGCCCGGATGGCAACCCTGACCCCATAGCTGCCGCCAAAGATATCCGCGACACCTTCGGCCGCATGGCGATGAACGATGAAGAAACCGTTGCCCTGATTGCCGGTGGCCACAGTTTCGGTAAAACCCACGGTGCCGCTCCTGCCACCAACGTAGGCAAGGAACCCGAAGCCGCAGATATGGAATTACAGGGCCTTGGCTGGGCCAACAGCCATGGTACCGGCAAAGGCGCCGATACCATCACCAGCGGCCTGGAAGTAATATGGACCAAAACGCCCACACAGTGGAGCAATAACTTCTTTGAGAACCTGTTCAACTACGAATGGCAACTCACCAAAAGCCCGGCCGGCGCGCACCAGTGGGTGGCAAAAAATGCCGACAGCATCATCCCCGACGCTTACGACGGCAGCAAAAAGCACCTGCCTACCATGCTTACCACCGATCTTTCCCTTCGGTTTGACCCGGTGTACGAGAAGATCTCCCGGCGATTCCTGGAGAACCCGGACCAGTTTGCAGATGCTTTCGCAAGGGCATGGTTTAAACTGACCCATCGTGATATGGGGCCGCGCAGCCGTTACCTCGGCGCCGATGTGCCGGCAGAAGTACTGCTCTGGCAAGATCCTATTCCTGAAGTGGACCATCCGCTGATCAATGAGCAGGACGTCGCAGCGCTGAAAACAAAAATCCTCGCTTCCGGCCTCACTGTATCTGAACTGGTGTCCACTGCATGGGCCTCCGCCTCTACCTTCCGCGGTTCCGACAAACGCGGCGGCGCCAACGGCGCCCGTATCCGCCTGGCACCACAGAAATACTGGCAGGTCAACAATCCACCTCAACTGGATAAAGTACTGGGCCAACTGGAAACCATCCAGAAAGAATTCAACGGCACCGGTAAAAAAGTATCGCTGGCCGATCTGATCGTATTGGCTGGTTGCGCAGGGATTGAAAAAGCCGCCAAAGACGCGGGCCAGACAGTCACCGTACCATTTACACCCGGCCGCATGGACGCTTCCCAGGAACAGACAGACGTTGAATCAGCAGGTTTCCTGGAACCACTGGCAGATGGCTTCCGCAACTACCGCAAAGCTAAAATCCCGGTGTCCACCGAAGAACTGCTGATCGATAAAGCGCAGCTGCTCACCCTCACGGCCCCTGAACTGACCGTGCTGCTGGGCGGTCTGCGGGTGCTGAACATCAACTATGATGGCTCCAAACACGGTGTCTTCACCGACCGTCCGGGCCAGCTGACAAACGATTTCTTCGTCAACCTCCTTGATATGAGAACTGCGTGGAAAGCCACCGGTCCGGACAAGGAAGTGTATGAAGGCAGCGACCGCAGCACCGGAAAAGTAAAATGGACTGGCACCCGTGCAGACCTGGTATTCGGCGCCAATGCTGAACTGAGGGCCGTTGCGGAAGTATATGGCAGCGCAGACGGACAAACTAAATTTGTGAAAGACTTCGTGGCCGCATGGGATAAAGTGATGAATCTCGACCGGTTCGATTTACACAGATGA
- a CDS encoding AraC family transcriptional regulator, which translates to MGRKKTVIPIHTLETAHGEGIAIRRLRAAGAGDIYQPEAHRDDHYLFLLVESGSCRFMIDFEQYEIRQGEIIYVYPGQVHACVHADHVQATALSLAPEQIPAVYSSALEAVNGMQQPLLPDISSIGILTQGLQLLEQLLEQPADRPFRQQMLNGGIDICTGIITGAYKNARQVNNPGSRPEAIMRQFKALLVNNYLTLRTPSAYAAALHISATYLSEIVTAQSGFTVNHWIHEQLMLEARRRLYHTDDTIKEIAHGLGYEDHAYFSRLFRKKTGITPQQFRAQSRK; encoded by the coding sequence ATGGGGCGTAAAAAGACGGTCATACCCATACATACACTGGAAACGGCCCATGGGGAAGGCATTGCCATACGGCGCCTGCGGGCGGCCGGTGCCGGAGATATTTATCAACCGGAGGCCCATCGGGACGATCACTATCTTTTCCTGTTGGTGGAAAGCGGCAGTTGCCGCTTTATGATCGACTTTGAGCAGTATGAGATCAGGCAGGGAGAAATTATCTACGTATATCCGGGACAGGTACATGCCTGTGTACATGCCGATCACGTACAGGCGACAGCGTTATCCCTGGCACCGGAGCAGATACCGGCTGTCTACAGCAGTGCGCTGGAGGCGGTCAATGGTATGCAGCAGCCGCTTCTCCCCGATATATCTTCTATTGGCATACTGACGCAAGGGCTGCAGCTGCTGGAACAATTGCTGGAACAACCGGCGGACCGGCCTTTCCGCCAGCAGATGTTGAACGGCGGCATCGATATATGCACCGGTATTATTACCGGCGCCTATAAAAATGCCCGGCAGGTAAACAATCCCGGCAGCAGGCCGGAAGCTATCATGCGCCAGTTCAAGGCTTTGCTGGTAAATAACTACCTGACTTTAAGGACCCCGTCGGCCTATGCCGCAGCGCTGCATATCTCCGCCACTTATCTCAGTGAAATCGTCACCGCGCAATCCGGCTTTACGGTCAACCACTGGATACATGAGCAACTGATGCTGGAAGCCAGGCGCCGGTTGTACCATACCGATGATACCATCAAAGAAATAGCCCATGGGCTGGGGTATGAAGACCATGCTTACTTCTCCCGCCTGTTCCGGAAAAAAACGGGTATTACTCCACAGCAGTTCCGCGCCCAATCCCGAAAATAG
- a CDS encoding FAD-dependent monooxygenase: MKAIIIGGGIGGLTTAIALQQRGWHYEVYEAAPEYKAVGAGILLGANAMKVYRQLGIADALISQSGHLEQLYIKDYKGKVLQQIDNNLLQQQYGSRSVPIHRATLQAALLGYLNTPVRTGKKCIAVDETQNGVIARFEDGSETKGDILIAADGIRSAVREQYIGSHGYRYSGQTCWRTTVTMNLPMAERTVTSEVWGGKGNGVRASFMHVGGDQVYFWFTRRLPEGTPLTNDEALALIQRELSGFSGHMKEVVAHIDPSKLIRSDLYDLAPTQNWHKGHVVLLGDAAHATTPNLGQGASQAIEDAYALAESLFLHYAPDTAFRHYVAKRMKRAHKIVRMSWQLALLTNWQGSIAAGLRNFLVRNMPASTTKRQLDFLYNIEL, encoded by the coding sequence ATGAAAGCAATTATCATCGGGGGCGGTATAGGCGGCCTCACGACTGCCATTGCCTTGCAGCAACGGGGCTGGCATTACGAGGTATATGAAGCTGCGCCGGAATACAAAGCGGTAGGGGCCGGTATCCTGTTAGGGGCCAATGCCATGAAGGTATATCGACAGCTGGGCATAGCAGACGCATTGATATCACAGAGCGGACATTTGGAGCAACTGTACATAAAAGACTACAAGGGAAAAGTGCTGCAGCAAATTGACAACAACCTGTTACAACAACAGTATGGCTCCCGCAGCGTCCCCATACACCGGGCCACCCTTCAGGCCGCATTGCTGGGGTATCTTAATACACCTGTCAGAACAGGAAAAAAATGTATCGCCGTTGATGAGACGCAGAACGGCGTCATCGCCCGTTTTGAAGACGGCAGCGAAACCAAAGGCGACATCCTTATTGCTGCTGACGGTATCCGTTCCGCCGTACGTGAGCAATACATCGGTAGCCATGGCTATCGTTATTCAGGACAAACCTGCTGGCGTACGACCGTCACCATGAACCTCCCCATGGCAGAGCGTACCGTCACCTCCGAAGTATGGGGCGGCAAGGGCAACGGCGTCAGGGCTTCGTTTATGCATGTGGGTGGGGACCAGGTATATTTCTGGTTTACCAGAAGGCTGCCGGAAGGCACACCCCTGACCAACGATGAGGCATTGGCGCTGATACAACGGGAACTGTCAGGCTTCAGCGGACATATGAAGGAAGTCGTGGCCCACATTGACCCGTCAAAACTGATCCGTTCAGACCTTTATGACCTGGCGCCCACCCAAAACTGGCACAAAGGTCATGTAGTATTGCTGGGAGATGCTGCACACGCCACCACGCCTAACCTGGGCCAGGGCGCCAGTCAGGCCATCGAAGACGCATATGCACTGGCTGAGAGTCTCTTCCTCCACTATGCCCCTGATACGGCTTTCCGCCACTATGTAGCGAAACGGATGAAACGTGCCCATAAAATTGTGCGCATGTCGTGGCAGCTGGCGTTGCTGACCAACTGGCAAGGGAGCATTGCAGCAGGGCTTAGGAATTTCCTGGTACGCAACATGCCGGCCAGCACGACTAAACGTCAACTGGACTTTTTGTATAATATTGAACTGTAA
- a CDS encoding YdeI/OmpD-associated family protein encodes MAKTGAEKVDAFMERSDKWREEFEKLREILLDCQLTEELKWGVPCYTYNGNNIVLMHGFKEYCAILFFKGALMADPEGILVIQTENVQATRQVRFTNVREIVKLTRALKAYVYEAIEIEKAGYRVEYKKTEEFNMPEEFQQLLDKKPALKKAFEALTPGRQRGYLLYFSAAKQSKTRISRIEKYIDHILAGKGLND; translated from the coding sequence ATGGCAAAAACCGGCGCAGAAAAAGTCGATGCATTCATGGAAAGATCCGACAAGTGGCGTGAAGAGTTTGAAAAACTGAGAGAAATCCTGCTTGATTGTCAATTAACGGAAGAATTAAAATGGGGCGTACCCTGTTATACATACAACGGTAATAATATCGTTTTGATGCACGGTTTCAAAGAGTATTGTGCCATATTGTTCTTTAAAGGTGCGCTGATGGCCGACCCGGAAGGTATCCTGGTGATACAGACAGAAAACGTACAGGCTACCCGCCAGGTCCGTTTTACCAATGTGCGTGAGATCGTGAAGTTGACGCGTGCCCTGAAGGCATACGTATATGAAGCCATAGAAATAGAAAAGGCCGGCTATAGGGTGGAGTACAAAAAGACAGAAGAGTTTAACATGCCGGAAGAGTTTCAGCAGCTGCTGGATAAAAAGCCGGCGCTGAAAAAAGCCTTTGAAGCCCTGACGCCAGGGCGCCAAAGAGGTTATCTGTTGTATTTCTCAGCCGCCAAACAGTCCAAAACAAGAATATCCAGGATCGAAAAATATATCGATCATATCCTTGCAGGGAAAGGATTAAACGACTAA
- a CDS encoding thioredoxin family protein has protein sequence MKKLLIFCSLIFAAPTLSAQSGIQFFKGSWKEVQEAARQQQKMIFVDVYTEWCGPCKYMDREIFTDAAVARKYATHFIAYKLDAEKGEGVELSRKYNVGAYPTFLFLNSGGYVVHKVTGEREKNPFIALADAAVQAGADKNNPGNLEKLFADGDRSPRFLRHYLQRLAEADLDNSEVLDAYFKTIPLNVLEDDSTLLFLARHLNGTRSAAAIYLMGHYPQLSDTAKAKVNGRLFEKLVRNGAGLALKEKRLLEYNALAAFGRQLAGLNAGQQAFLNRLDLLYSGLTRDYDLLKKAGYIMAARPFAVAIDSIRSEDKRRYNEIMQPFLTGARDSTKIPGFAEEKQIIAKVYSREITEQLYTAAQAFAQLPPSENKALADALLWAKRCDALMPGTKPFTDLIKELEQKKK, from the coding sequence ATGAAAAAGTTGCTCATCTTTTGTTCCCTGATTTTCGCGGCCCCGACTTTATCGGCGCAAAGCGGTATACAGTTTTTTAAAGGCTCCTGGAAAGAAGTACAGGAAGCAGCCCGCCAACAGCAGAAGATGATATTTGTGGATGTATATACGGAATGGTGCGGCCCCTGCAAATACATGGACAGGGAGATCTTTACCGATGCGGCCGTGGCACGGAAATATGCCACGCATTTTATCGCCTATAAACTGGACGCAGAAAAAGGAGAGGGCGTGGAGTTGTCACGGAAGTATAACGTTGGCGCCTATCCGACGTTTCTGTTTCTGAACAGCGGCGGATATGTCGTTCATAAGGTGACCGGCGAAAGAGAGAAAAACCCTTTCATCGCGCTCGCAGACGCGGCAGTACAGGCAGGCGCCGATAAAAATAATCCGGGAAACCTGGAAAAACTGTTCGCAGACGGTGACCGCAGTCCCCGGTTCCTGCGGCATTATCTCCAACGCCTCGCGGAAGCCGACCTGGACAACAGCGAAGTGCTGGATGCGTACTTTAAAACCATTCCTTTAAATGTGTTGGAAGATGACAGTACTTTATTGTTTTTGGCCCGGCACCTGAATGGAACACGCTCCGCAGCTGCTATATACCTGATGGGCCACTACCCGCAACTAAGTGATACTGCCAAAGCGAAGGTGAATGGCCGTCTCTTTGAAAAGCTGGTGAGAAACGGCGCAGGCCTGGCGTTAAAAGAGAAACGGCTGCTGGAATATAATGCCCTGGCGGCATTCGGACGGCAGTTGGCCGGCCTCAATGCTGGTCAACAGGCCTTCCTGAACCGCCTCGACCTTCTTTACAGCGGTCTCACCAGAGATTATGACCTGTTGAAGAAAGCCGGCTACATTATGGCTGCGCGGCCCTTTGCCGTTGCCATTGATTCCATCCGTTCGGAAGACAAACGGCGCTATAATGAAATCATGCAACCTTTCTTAACCGGCGCCCGGGACAGTACTAAAATACCAGGCTTTGCTGAGGAAAAACAAATCATCGCCAAAGTTTATTCAAGGGAAATCACTGAACAGCTGTATACCGCTGCGCAAGCCTTCGCCCAGTTGCCGCCTTCGGAAAATAAAGCACTGGCGGATGCCTTGCTCTGGGCGAAACGGTGTGATGCGTTGATGCCGGGAACAAAGCCATTTACAGATTTGATAAAGGAACTGGAACAAAAAAAGAAATAA
- a CDS encoding SMI1/KNR4 family protein, protein MQKQLATLDQHLSQLRPELYTHLNAPLTADAIAALEKTYAITLPEDLKALYQWKNGQRDDCYEAFVNNSSFLPLQEALEVAKEMTGMIGYDFEVENWWNAAWIPIFHNGGGDYICYDMAGVFTGTKGQLVEFWHRDNDRNVIAPDLEGFFQVVNQYYEETPPASFDDFFTLEHFIKGYPRKFHVK, encoded by the coding sequence ATGCAGAAACAGTTAGCTACGCTGGACCAACACCTGTCACAATTAAGGCCGGAGCTTTATACGCATCTGAATGCTCCGCTGACGGCAGACGCAATAGCCGCCCTGGAAAAGACATATGCCATCACCCTGCCGGAAGACCTCAAAGCGCTTTATCAGTGGAAGAACGGGCAAAGGGACGATTGCTACGAGGCGTTTGTCAATAATTCCAGTTTCCTGCCCCTGCAGGAAGCACTGGAGGTGGCAAAAGAAATGACTGGTATGATCGGCTATGATTTTGAGGTGGAAAACTGGTGGAATGCCGCCTGGATTCCCATTTTCCACAACGGCGGCGGTGATTATATCTGTTACGATATGGCCGGCGTTTTCACAGGCACGAAAGGACAACTGGTGGAGTTCTGGCACAGGGACAACGACCGCAACGTGATCGCTCCTGATCTGGAAGGCTTCTTCCAGGTCGTTAATCAATACTATGAAGAAACCCCACCGGCTTCTTTTGACGACTTCTTCACCCTGGAACACTTTATAAAAGGCTATCCCAGGAAGTTTCATGTAAAATAG
- a CDS encoding FAD-dependent oxidoreductase: protein MKVIIAGAGLGGLCLAQGLKKAGIDFTVFEKDASFNSRTQGYRIRIDYAGQQSLAACLPADLYAAFENSAALPAPVYTMDTRMQALENKWVDQWIKDEREIPADLKADRHTLRRVLITRIEDQVVFDKDLTSYHVQPDQRIQCFFADGETITADLLVIANGAASALTGSCFPGTGLHDTGNVCIYGKVQWDEQRRQLLSPGTSVIFGENIAGIIDVMTFNRDLHTIVTPPEDYLYWALIGQRCSFGMQRDQSLRLSVAELQEAITQATSTFPAALDPLFSGAAVTASAIVPVRHSVQGRRAGQAPVTVMGDAIHTMSPAAGLGANTALRDAAALTAHLKKSIDGGLSLMSTLLNYEDQMLTYSAEAIAASKKGSALLYNSGE, encoded by the coding sequence ATGAAAGTAATAATTGCAGGCGCCGGCCTCGGTGGCCTTTGTCTGGCACAGGGCCTGAAAAAAGCCGGAATAGATTTTACCGTATTTGAAAAAGATGCCTCCTTCAACAGCAGGACACAAGGCTACCGTATCCGGATCGATTATGCCGGTCAGCAGTCGCTGGCAGCATGCCTTCCTGCAGACCTGTATGCCGCATTTGAAAACAGTGCTGCGCTGCCGGCGCCGGTGTACACAATGGACACGCGGATGCAGGCGCTGGAGAACAAATGGGTGGACCAGTGGATAAAAGATGAAAGAGAAATACCCGCCGATCTGAAAGCGGACCGTCATACCCTGCGGCGGGTGCTTATCACCCGCATTGAAGATCAGGTGGTATTTGACAAAGACCTTACCAGCTACCATGTGCAACCTGACCAACGCATACAATGTTTTTTTGCAGATGGGGAAACCATTACCGCAGATCTGTTGGTGATCGCCAATGGCGCCGCTTCTGCGCTTACGGGCAGCTGTTTTCCCGGCACCGGGTTGCATGACACCGGCAATGTGTGCATCTATGGAAAAGTGCAGTGGGACGAGCAGCGCCGGCAGCTGCTCTCTCCCGGCACCAGCGTTATTTTCGGGGAGAATATAGCGGGTATTATTGATGTGATGACATTTAACCGGGACCTTCATACCATTGTGACGCCACCGGAAGATTATCTCTATTGGGCGCTGATTGGGCAGCGCTGCAGTTTCGGGATGCAGCGCGATCAGTCACTGAGACTGTCTGTTGCAGAGCTGCAGGAAGCGATTACGCAGGCCACCAGTACTTTCCCTGCTGCCTTGGACCCGTTGTTCAGCGGTGCTGCTGTCACTGCCAGCGCTATTGTTCCCGTGCGGCATTCCGTACAGGGGCGGCGGGCAGGCCAGGCACCGGTGACCGTGATGGGCGATGCCATTCATACCATGAGCCCTGCCGCCGGACTGGGCGCCAATACGGCACTGCGTGATGCCGCCGCGCTGACAGCACACCTGAAAAAATCCATTGACGGTGGACTATCGCTAATGAGCACATTATTAAATTATGAAGACCAGATGCTGACCTACAGTGCTGAAGCCATTGCCGCATCAAAAAAGGGCAGCGCATTGCTTTACAACAGCGGGGAATAA
- a CDS encoding FAD-binding oxidoreductase: MEKITPEDIRYSDLADKRFNKRFAGKPEYIVLPTSTAEVTAAVQEAVNSKRRLVVRSGGHCLEGFVTDPAVQVLLDMSMMTNISYDTGRAAFMVEAGATVGETYRRLFLGWGVVLPAGEHPGIGMGGHVVGGAFGFLCREYGLAADYLYGVEVVTVDASGKAHAVIATRETNDPNRELWWAHTGAGGGNLGIVTRYWLRSPDAIGNDPYTALPKAPSSITTFRVSWDWKQVDEGAFNRLAKNFGTWCQQNSGAHSPSLPLFSILFLNHRNIGKLEIKGLVTGANARQLIDDHLADIAVPVGVPYALQTEESPWLRFALNPFPELFQPGMDSVAAKVKDAYFRQPLTDSQVATAYRYLTIEAPIGGGLGMATYGGKVNAVAHDATATAQRSCIMDVACNTGWVDPKSAEPSLAWVRNFYKDLFAGSGGVPVPNEQTDGAMINHPDTDLADPALNQSGTPWYTLYYKDNYPRLQQVKAKWDPLNIFHHALSIQPA, from the coding sequence ATGGAAAAAATAACTCCTGAGGATATACGTTATTCCGACCTCGCGGACAAACGATTCAACAAACGTTTTGCAGGAAAGCCCGAATATATTGTTTTGCCGACCAGTACAGCGGAAGTGACAGCAGCGGTACAGGAAGCGGTGAACAGTAAACGACGGCTGGTAGTACGCAGCGGCGGGCATTGTCTCGAAGGCTTTGTGACAGACCCGGCCGTTCAGGTGCTGCTCGATATGTCGATGATGACCAACATCAGTTATGATACCGGTCGGGCTGCTTTTATGGTAGAAGCCGGCGCCACTGTTGGCGAAACTTACCGGAGGCTGTTTCTTGGCTGGGGCGTGGTATTGCCTGCCGGAGAACATCCTGGCATAGGCATGGGCGGGCACGTGGTGGGCGGCGCCTTTGGTTTTCTCTGCCGGGAATATGGCCTCGCAGCGGATTATCTTTACGGCGTGGAAGTGGTGACCGTAGATGCTTCAGGGAAAGCGCATGCCGTGATAGCCACCAGGGAAACCAATGACCCTAACCGGGAGCTTTGGTGGGCGCATACCGGCGCCGGCGGCGGCAACCTCGGTATCGTCACCCGCTACTGGTTACGCTCTCCGGATGCCATTGGCAATGATCCTTATACCGCGTTGCCTAAAGCACCGTCCTCCATCACTACCTTCAGGGTATCGTGGGACTGGAAACAGGTAGATGAAGGAGCTTTTAACCGCCTGGCAAAAAATTTCGGCACCTGGTGTCAGCAGAACAGTGGGGCCCACTCTCCCAGCCTTCCCTTGTTCAGTATACTTTTTTTGAACCATCGGAACATTGGTAAGCTGGAGATAAAAGGGCTGGTCACCGGAGCCAATGCCCGTCAGCTTATAGATGATCACCTGGCAGATATAGCCGTCCCCGTTGGCGTCCCGTATGCCTTACAGACAGAAGAAAGCCCCTGGCTGCGTTTTGCGCTCAATCCGTTCCCGGAGCTGTTTCAGCCGGGCATGGACAGTGTGGCCGCTAAAGTGAAGGATGCTTACTTCCGTCAACCGCTGACAGACAGCCAGGTGGCAACGGCTTACCGGTACCTGACCATAGAAGCGCCTATCGGCGGAGGTTTGGGCATGGCAACCTATGGGGGCAAAGTAAACGCCGTTGCACACGATGCCACGGCCACGGCTCAACGAAGCTGTATCATGGACGTGGCCTGCAATACCGGCTGGGTAGATCCGAAAAGCGCCGAGCCCAGTCTGGCCTGGGTACGTAATTTTTATAAAGACCTATTCGCCGGCTCCGGCGGTGTGCCGGTCCCCAATGAACAAACCGACGGCGCCATGATCAACCACCCTGACACGGACCTTGCCGACCCGGCATTGAACCAGTCAGGCACGCCGTGGTATACACTTTACTACAAAGACAACTACCCAAGATTGCAACAGGTGAAAGCCAAATGGGACCCGTTGAATATATTTCATCATGCATTGTCCATACAACCGGCATAA
- a CDS encoding alpha/beta fold hydrolase, with translation MKYALLTLLLSFHVAAHAQSPLDYYDTLRIGGIRQVISVKGNPDGPLLLFLHGGPGESRMPQAETISRELQPHALIVMWDQRETGKTLALNRAPLPVTLQQAEQDTYELVQALLQRFKRQKLYLMGESWGTVLGFHVAATHPELLQGLLVVCPVINQEPSEKMALEKMKTWAKENKNTLALRELSAVRIPFANSDQLYYSRKWMHAMDGQPYSDTTMVRSYFATWSQTWLPPWNEAAAQNLLTSLPRLRCPVYFFLGGKDYQTNAQIAKSYYQKLIAPRKELYWFKDATHMVMITEADSIQKIIRDKILQPAR, from the coding sequence ATGAAATACGCTCTTCTCACCCTCTTGCTTTCGTTCCATGTGGCAGCGCATGCGCAATCACCACTTGATTATTATGATACGCTCCGGATCGGAGGCATACGGCAGGTTATCTCAGTAAAGGGAAATCCGGATGGTCCTCTGTTGCTGTTCCTGCATGGAGGGCCAGGCGAATCGCGTATGCCGCAGGCAGAAACGATCTCCCGGGAACTCCAGCCACATGCCCTCATTGTCATGTGGGACCAGCGGGAAACCGGTAAAACCCTGGCGTTAAATCGTGCACCCCTGCCCGTTACCCTGCAACAGGCAGAACAAGATACTTATGAACTGGTACAGGCCCTGCTACAGCGGTTCAAACGGCAAAAGCTCTATCTCATGGGCGAATCGTGGGGCACGGTACTTGGTTTCCATGTGGCAGCCACCCACCCTGAATTGTTGCAGGGCTTACTGGTGGTGTGCCCGGTGATCAACCAGGAACCCAGCGAAAAAATGGCGCTGGAAAAAATGAAAACATGGGCGAAGGAAAATAAAAATACCCTGGCCCTGCGCGAGTTAAGTGCCGTCAGAATTCCTTTCGCCAATAGCGACCAGCTGTATTATTCCCGGAAATGGATGCATGCCATGGACGGGCAACCTTATTCCGATACAACGATGGTACGGTCATACTTTGCCACGTGGTCACAAACCTGGTTGCCTCCCTGGAACGAAGCGGCTGCACAGAACCTGCTGACATCGTTGCCCCGTCTCCGTTGTCCCGTCTACTTCTTCCTGGGCGGGAAGGATTATCAGACCAATGCCCAAATTGCCAAAAGCTATTATCAGAAGCTGATCGCTCCCCGTAAAGAGTTATACTGGTTTAAAGACGCCACGCATATGGTGATGATCACAGAAGCCGATTCCATACAAAAGATCATCCGCGATAAAATACTTCAACCAGCCCGATAA